AAAGCGGTCTGTATTGGCGACGGGCCGCGGTACCTGGGCAGCAGTGACGGGTGCAGATTGACACATTCCCAGTTGTCGGTCAGTTCGGCGGGCAGCAGGCGGCCGTAAGCCACCACGACAATTTTCGCAATATCCAGCTTTTGCAATTCCGCGGCTGCCGGCAGACGGTCTAAAACCGGCAGTCTTAAATCCAGCGCCATGTTTTTGACCGGCAGCAGCTGCTTTTGCTGGCCGCGGCCAGCCGGTTTGTCCGGCTGAGTTATGACCAAAACAATTTGGAAACGTTCGTCAGCCGCAAGCCCGCGCAGAGCTGGCAGCGCAAAATTCGGCGAACCGAAAAAAGCCAAACGGATCATACGATCTCCGCCTCCGCGCTGTCCGGCGGCACAGGCTCGGCTTTGTCCAAGATAACTATGCCGTCGAGATGTTCGATCTCGTGTTGAAAGACCCGCGCCAGAAAATCCGCGGCTTTGATCGTGACCGTCCTGCCGTCTAGATTGACGCCGCGCACCGTGACTTTGGTATAACGCTCGACCAGACCTTCAAAATTACGGCAGGATAAACAGCCTTCCACGTGCTTGGCTTTTTGATTATTGTGCGAGAGCAGCTCGGGATTAAACAATACTCCCGGCTCATTGTGGTCGGCGGAAATATCATAAACAAACAGCCGGTAAAGTTTACCGACCTGCGGCGCAGCCAGACCCACGCCGTTACCCCTGCTGTAAAGTGTCTCCAGCAGATCCAGCGCCAGAGTTTTTAATTCCGGCGTCAGTCTGGCGATCTTGACCGACTTTTCACGCAGCAAAGGATCAGGATACTGCAAAATTTTCAAAATCATCAGAACGCAAACCTCAAGCCAAATTTTACCAGCTCTTCCGTCAGTTGATCAGCGGCTTTTTCGATAGCGCTGTCGAAAAGATCGAGTTTTTCATAGCCCAGATAAAACGCGCTGCCTGGCAGCAAATACCAACTTAACCGCGCGCCGTAATGATCGTACAAATATTTGGTGTCCGCTGGCGAGATATCATCATCCGGCAAACCCACACCGTAAATATAAACAATCTCCAGCGTCAATTCTTTTTGGTAAAGATAATTGGTCAGCTTGACACCGGTCTCGGAGACCGCTTTGGCATTGGGAATTCTATTTTCGCCAAAAATATCGTCGGTCAAATAAGCGCAGGAAGCATAGCCCAGCAGATTTACGCCGGGCGCGTCTTCGCCCAGCTGGTTCGCGCCAAAAGCCGCGCCTTTGTAAGCATACATTACGTCCAAATCCAGACCGTCCGCAAACAAACCGCCCAGCGACAGCAGCGCGTCATAATAATAGGACTGTT
This Candidatus Margulisiibacteriota bacterium DNA region includes the following protein-coding sequences:
- the def gene encoding peptide deformylase: MILKILQYPDPLLREKSVKIARLTPELKTLALDLLETLYSRGNGVGLAAPQVGKLYRLFVYDISADHNEPGVLFNPELLSHNNQKAKHVEGCLSCRNFEGLVERYTKVTVRGVNLDGRTVTIKAADFLARVFQHEIEHLDGIVILDKAEPVPPDSAEAEIV